In Salinibacterium sp. ZJ70, one DNA window encodes the following:
- a CDS encoding folylpolyglutamate synthase/dihydrofolate synthase family protein, producing the protein MISDDDDDFVFDEDARAAADAAYDELLARVGESFPQPRLEPTRRAVELLGDVHRAAPVIHITGTNGKSSTSRMIESLLRASGLRTGLMTSPHLRRVNERIIIDGEPISDEAFARNWDDIQPYLLMVDAELVANGEETLTFFEALTVLAFACFADAPVDVVVLEVGMGGEWDSTNVADGQVAVFTPIALDHTSKLGSSVAEIARTKAGIIKPTANVVSAIQPIEALDEIRASALQNEAHMSIERVDFALESTTVAVGGQLVDIRGRAGRYDGVFLPLYGDHQAQNAAVAIAAVESFLGDGTLALGQDVVAEAFGQVTSPGRLQLVGIEPSVLVDAAHNPHGAAALAAATEAYFDFDEIALVIGVLADKDARGIIAEVASMSTVVIVTQSQSERAIPADELADIVRLEVDPANVTVQPDVVDALDAARSWASESPRRAVVVTGSITLVGEVMDLAEDGGWK; encoded by the coding sequence ATGATCTCCGACGATGATGACGACTTCGTCTTCGACGAGGACGCCCGAGCGGCCGCCGACGCCGCCTACGACGAACTGCTCGCACGTGTGGGGGAGTCGTTCCCGCAGCCGCGCCTGGAGCCGACCCGCCGCGCCGTCGAGCTGCTCGGCGACGTGCACCGCGCAGCGCCCGTCATCCACATCACGGGAACGAACGGCAAGTCCTCGACGAGCCGGATGATCGAGTCGCTCCTGCGCGCCTCGGGTCTGCGCACGGGGCTCATGACCAGCCCTCACCTGCGCCGCGTCAACGAGCGCATCATCATCGACGGCGAGCCGATCTCGGATGAGGCGTTCGCGCGCAACTGGGACGACATCCAGCCCTACCTGCTCATGGTCGACGCGGAGCTCGTCGCCAACGGCGAGGAGACCCTCACGTTCTTCGAGGCGCTCACCGTGCTCGCCTTCGCGTGCTTCGCGGATGCGCCCGTCGACGTCGTCGTGCTCGAGGTGGGCATGGGCGGCGAGTGGGATTCCACGAATGTCGCCGATGGACAGGTGGCGGTGTTCACGCCGATCGCCCTCGACCACACGTCGAAGCTCGGGTCGTCCGTCGCCGAGATCGCGCGCACCAAGGCCGGCATCATCAAGCCCACCGCGAACGTGGTGTCCGCGATCCAGCCGATCGAGGCCCTCGACGAGATCCGCGCGTCGGCGCTGCAGAACGAGGCGCACATGAGCATCGAGCGCGTCGACTTCGCGCTCGAGTCGACGACGGTCGCCGTCGGCGGTCAGCTCGTCGACATCCGCGGCCGCGCCGGACGCTACGACGGCGTGTTCCTGCCGCTCTATGGCGACCACCAGGCGCAGAACGCGGCCGTCGCGATCGCCGCGGTCGAGTCGTTCCTCGGCGACGGCACTCTCGCTCTCGGCCAGGATGTCGTGGCCGAGGCCTTCGGTCAGGTCACGTCGCCCGGTCGCCTGCAGCTCGTCGGCATCGAGCCCAGCGTGCTCGTCGACGCCGCCCACAACCCGCACGGTGCCGCGGCCCTCGCTGCGGCGACGGAGGCGTACTTCGACTTCGATGAGATCGCTCTCGTCATCGGCGTGCTCGCCGACAAGGACGCGCGCGGCATCATCGCGGAGGTCGCGTCGATGAGCACCGTGGTGATCGTCACCCAGTCGCAGTCCGAGCGGGCGATCCCCGCCGACGAGCTCGCCGACATCGTGCGCCTCGAGGTCGACCCGGCGAATGTCACCGTGCAGCCCGACGTCGTCGACGCCCTCGATGCCGCGCGCTCCTGGGCATCGGAGTCGCCGCGTCGTGCGGTCGTCGTAACCGGATCGATCACTCTCGTGGGCGAGGTCATGGACCTTGCCGAGGACGGCGGATGGAAGTGA
- a CDS encoding DUF4233 domain-containing protein, translating into MEVSRAPRTRRERSLTESLLQIVLVLEACLVFFATLVMFGLDKFSPDWMAFVYGGILFLIVVMLAGLQRHTWAVWAGAVIQVVIILTGFLEPMLFALGAGFGALWVYCFTKGRQIDAQKAAWLAQQKAATPATEGETP; encoded by the coding sequence ATGGAAGTGAGCCGCGCGCCCCGCACTCGGCGCGAGCGTTCGCTGACCGAGTCGCTCCTGCAGATCGTCCTCGTGCTCGAGGCGTGCCTGGTGTTCTTCGCCACGCTCGTCATGTTCGGGCTCGACAAGTTCAGCCCCGACTGGATGGCGTTCGTCTACGGCGGCATCCTGTTCCTCATCGTCGTGATGCTCGCGGGCCTGCAGCGGCACACCTGGGCCGTATGGGCTGGTGCCGTCATCCAGGTCGTCATCATCCTCACGGGCTTCCTCGAGCCCATGCTCTTCGCCCTCGGCGCCGGCTTCGGCGCGCTGTGGGTGTACTGCTTCACGAAGGGGCGTCAGATCGACGCCCAGAAGGCCGCCTGGCTCGCCCAGCAGAAGGCCGCAACCCCCGCAACCGAAGGAGAGACCCCGTGA
- the ndk gene encoding nucleoside-diphosphate kinase: MTAVEETLILVKPDGVARGLTGEILRRIEAKGYQLVDVRLVQPDRDLLAAHYAEHEGKPFFEPLVEFMQSGPVVAMRVAGNRVIEGFRSLAGTTDPTTAAPGTIRGDLGRDWGLKVQQNLVHGSDSPESAARELALWFPAS, from the coding sequence GTGACCGCTGTCGAAGAAACCCTCATCCTCGTCAAGCCCGACGGTGTGGCCCGCGGCCTCACGGGCGAGATCCTGCGCCGCATCGAGGCCAAGGGATACCAGCTCGTCGACGTCCGTCTCGTGCAGCCCGACCGTGACCTGCTCGCCGCCCACTACGCCGAGCACGAGGGCAAGCCGTTCTTCGAGCCGCTCGTCGAGTTCATGCAGTCGGGACCGGTCGTCGCGATGCGCGTCGCCGGCAACCGCGTGATCGAGGGCTTCCGCTCGCTCGCCGGCACCACCGACCCGACGACCGCCGCCCCCGGAACCATCCGGGGCGACCTCGGTCGCGACTGGGGCCTCAAGGTGCAGCAGAACCTCGTGCACGGCTCCGACTCGCCCGAGTCGGCCGCCCGCGAGCTCGCCCTCTGGTTCCCCGCGAGCTGA
- a CDS encoding tyrosine-protein phosphatase: protein MNTPGAPIALATLPNLRDAGGWSTTDGRRVRRGLLYRSTALDRLDESDSAVLARLGIRTVVDLRTAPEREARPDRVAPGVQVIVADVLADSQLSAPAQLKTFFSDPAAAAAFLESGQAEEALRSAYRESILLPSARAGYGAFMRAVLDTDGAVLYHCTTGKDRTGWATASLLTLLGVEKRDVYAEYLLTNEQLIPALEPLIRRFEAAGVERVRLMPVLGVDRTYLDTALETVREHYGTIERYLADGLGIGETEQQRLRDHLLE, encoded by the coding sequence ATGAACACCCCGGGTGCGCCGATCGCGCTGGCGACGCTCCCCAACCTGCGCGACGCCGGCGGCTGGTCCACCACGGACGGCCGCCGCGTCCGCCGCGGGCTCCTCTACCGCTCGACGGCGCTCGATCGCCTCGACGAGTCCGACTCCGCCGTGCTCGCCCGCCTCGGGATCCGCACGGTCGTCGATCTGCGCACCGCGCCCGAGCGAGAGGCGCGGCCGGATCGGGTGGCACCGGGTGTGCAGGTCATCGTCGCGGATGTTCTGGCCGATTCGCAGCTCTCCGCACCCGCGCAGCTGAAGACGTTCTTCTCCGACCCCGCGGCCGCTGCCGCGTTCCTCGAGTCGGGGCAGGCGGAGGAGGCGCTGCGTTCGGCGTATCGCGAATCGATCCTGCTCCCGAGCGCGCGCGCCGGGTACGGCGCGTTCATGCGCGCGGTGCTCGACACCGACGGCGCCGTGCTGTACCACTGCACGACCGGCAAGGACCGCACCGGCTGGGCGACTGCCTCCCTGCTGACGCTCCTCGGGGTCGAGAAGCGCGACGTCTACGCCGAGTATCTGCTCACCAACGAGCAGCTCATCCCTGCGCTCGAGCCGCTCATCCGTCGATTCGAGGCAGCGGGCGTCGAACGGGTGCGGCTGATGCCGGTCCTCGGGGTCGATCGCACCTACCTCGACACCGCCTTAGAGACGGTGCGCGAGCACTACGGCACCATCGAGCGCTACCTCGCCGACGGCCTCGGCATCGGCGAGACCGAGCAGCAGCGGCTGCGCGACCACCTGCTCGAGTGA
- a CDS encoding thioredoxin domain-containing protein has translation MTNTPRPTRNEQRERAREAARIAREKEQKRKSLLKWLVPTVASVAILAIVAGVIWAVIAFQPPPKAEAGPANMLSDGFVLEAQDGELAFVETEGIAKGESPVPTTPQEGLLNIVTYLDYKCPHCKTFEDTYGPTIDSLVKEGVATLEIRPVAIMGPPAVRAANVAACAAEYAPEKFADVNRGLFANQGVSSTSGYIDILREAGVESEDADACVRGDSFSPWVEAATARSGVRGTPTIIINGTQWDAQAQPDFTAFLTDELSKLSAGS, from the coding sequence GTGACCAACACACCCCGCCCCACCCGCAACGAGCAGCGCGAGCGAGCCCGTGAGGCCGCGCGCATCGCACGTGAGAAGGAGCAGAAGCGCAAGTCGCTGCTCAAGTGGCTCGTGCCCACCGTGGCATCGGTCGCGATCCTCGCGATCGTCGCCGGCGTCATCTGGGCCGTCATCGCGTTCCAGCCGCCGCCCAAGGCGGAGGCCGGTCCCGCGAACATGCTGAGCGACGGCTTCGTGCTCGAGGCGCAGGACGGCGAGCTCGCCTTCGTCGAGACGGAGGGAATCGCGAAGGGCGAATCGCCCGTTCCCACGACCCCGCAGGAGGGTCTGCTCAACATCGTCACCTACCTCGACTACAAGTGCCCGCACTGCAAGACGTTCGAGGACACCTACGGACCGACGATCGATTCCCTGGTGAAGGAGGGCGTCGCGACGCTCGAGATCCGCCCCGTCGCGATCATGGGCCCGCCCGCGGTGCGCGCCGCGAACGTCGCCGCCTGCGCCGCCGAGTACGCGCCCGAGAAGTTCGCCGACGTGAACCGTGGCCTCTTCGCCAACCAGGGTGTGAGCAGCACGAGCGGCTACATCGACATCCTCCGCGAGGCGGGCGTCGAGAGCGAGGACGCCGATGCATGCGTGCGCGGAGACAGCTTCTCGCCGTGGGTCGAGGCGGCCACCGCCCGCTCGGGCGTGCGCGGCACCCCCACGATCATCATCAACGGCACCCAGTGGGACGCGCAGGCTCAGCCTGACTTCACCGCGTTCCTCACGGACGAGCTGAGCAAGCTCAGCGCCGGCAGCTGA
- a CDS encoding vitamin K epoxide reductase family protein gives MTAPATADQARVDDLDDDFDEEPATTTARTPWVFAIWLIIAGAIGELAAFSLTMEKIQKLIDPGQAASCDFNVLLQCSANLVSWQGSVFGFPNPILGLVGWMAPIVVGFALLAGARFARWFWVLFTLGMTFAISFVVWLISQSFYELGTLCPWCFVTWSVTIPTFFAVLFHAISIGAFGGSERVRGVGRSLKVWVAPITIVCLGIIMLLAQLELDFFNRL, from the coding sequence ATGACCGCACCCGCCACAGCCGATCAGGCCCGTGTGGATGACCTCGACGACGACTTCGACGAGGAGCCCGCCACCACCACCGCGCGCACGCCGTGGGTGTTCGCCATCTGGCTCATCATCGCCGGCGCGATCGGCGAGCTCGCCGCCTTCTCGCTCACGATGGAGAAGATCCAGAAGCTCATCGATCCGGGCCAAGCCGCATCGTGCGACTTCAACGTGCTCCTGCAGTGCAGCGCGAACCTCGTGTCCTGGCAGGGCTCGGTGTTCGGATTCCCGAACCCGATCCTCGGGCTCGTCGGATGGATGGCGCCGATCGTCGTGGGCTTCGCGCTTCTCGCGGGCGCTCGCTTCGCGCGCTGGTTCTGGGTGCTCTTCACCCTCGGGATGACGTTCGCGATCTCGTTCGTCGTCTGGCTCATCAGCCAGTCGTTCTACGAGCTCGGCACGCTCTGCCCGTGGTGCTTCGTGACCTGGTCGGTCACGATCCCGACGTTCTTCGCCGTGCTGTTCCACGCGATCTCGATCGGCGCGTTCGGAGGCTCCGAGCGCGTGCGAGGCGTCGGCCGCAGCCTGAAGGTGTGGGTGGCCCCGATCACGATCGTCTGCCTCGGCATCATCATGCTCCTCGCCCAGCTCGAGCTGGACTTCTTCAACCGACTCTGA
- a CDS encoding Rne/Rng family ribonuclease has product MVKNDESHDDRSSADSADGAGAQPPRRQPMLKLPKRGRLRKKAVAEQPEVLESAAAEQPVEAPDAEPDETPAETAQVSEHAETTAEQASETSDADTSDSDTSDSEEAAPATSTPSSPFALIFQAPPPPPPGVGVPVIPSDADAEAAGSPRRRNRRRAGEAPREGDDAPNVVTKVRQPRKQPEPITEPQKVKGSTRLEAKKQRRRDGRDAGRRRPVITEAEFLARRESVDRVMVVRSKFGRIQIGVLEDGVLVEHYVARAADASLIGNVYLGRVQNVLPSMEAAFVDIGRGRNAVLYSGEVDWEAAAANAEGDAKNQPRRIELALKPGDRVLVQVTKDPVGHKGARLTSQISLPGRYLVYVPGGSMNGISRKLPDTERARLKKILKEVLPDDAGVIVRTAAEGATEEQLTLDVQRLTAQWAEIERAVETQQAPAMLHSEPDLLVKIIRDVFNEDFQKLVIAGDDAQATIERYLAAVAPDLLDRVERYEGDVDSFDRYRISEQIEKALERKVWLPSGGSLVIDRTEAMTVVDVNTGKFVGSGGNLEETVTKNNLEAAEEIVRQLRLRDIGGIIVVDFIDMVLESNRDLVLRRLVECLSRDRTKHQVAEVTSLGLVQMTRKKLGLGLLESFSENCEHCAGRGIIVHHDPVFKHRGQQQEQQSSSARGRRGRGGNGEGGNGGKGGNGNGGGGNAAQTPAKPSVTGTHEITDDVKNALAKIASSTVHHEVSTDDVADVLVGGVPEASAPESTEAPSAEVGAEQVVEILDIPIAPVREKKRPVADAEAVLGSVLDALPEPAAPGKGRSRRSRRASSAAGAPTTATEQPSE; this is encoded by the coding sequence ATGGTGAAGAACGATGAATCCCATGACGACCGAAGCTCCGCCGATTCAGCCGATGGCGCAGGCGCTCAGCCTCCGCGGCGGCAGCCGATGCTGAAGCTCCCCAAGCGCGGGCGCCTGCGCAAGAAGGCCGTGGCTGAGCAGCCCGAGGTCCTCGAGTCGGCGGCCGCAGAGCAGCCGGTCGAGGCGCCTGACGCCGAGCCCGACGAGACCCCCGCGGAGACCGCTCAGGTCTCTGAGCATGCTGAGACGACCGCCGAGCAGGCGAGCGAGACCTCGGATGCCGACACCTCGGACAGCGACACCTCGGACAGCGAGGAGGCCGCCCCCGCGACCTCGACGCCGTCGTCTCCGTTCGCCCTGATCTTCCAGGCGCCGCCACCCCCGCCCCCCGGGGTCGGCGTCCCGGTCATCCCGAGCGATGCCGACGCCGAAGCAGCCGGTTCCCCGCGGCGCCGCAACCGCCGCCGTGCGGGAGAGGCCCCGCGTGAGGGTGACGACGCCCCGAACGTCGTCACGAAGGTCCGCCAGCCGCGCAAGCAGCCGGAGCCCATCACCGAACCCCAGAAGGTCAAGGGTTCGACGCGACTCGAAGCCAAGAAGCAGCGCCGCCGCGATGGCCGCGACGCCGGCCGTCGCCGCCCCGTGATCACCGAGGCCGAGTTCCTCGCGCGCCGCGAGAGCGTCGACCGCGTCATGGTCGTGCGCAGCAAGTTCGGCCGCATCCAGATCGGCGTTCTCGAAGACGGGGTCCTCGTCGAGCACTACGTCGCGCGCGCCGCGGATGCGAGCCTCATCGGCAACGTCTACCTCGGTCGCGTGCAGAACGTGCTGCCGAGCATGGAGGCCGCGTTCGTCGACATCGGTCGCGGCCGCAACGCCGTGCTCTACTCGGGCGAGGTCGACTGGGAGGCCGCCGCGGCGAACGCCGAAGGCGACGCCAAGAACCAGCCCCGCCGCATCGAGCTCGCGCTCAAGCCCGGCGATCGCGTGCTCGTGCAGGTCACGAAGGACCCGGTCGGACACAAGGGTGCCCGCCTCACGAGCCAGATCAGCCTGCCCGGCCGCTACCTCGTGTACGTGCCCGGCGGCTCGATGAACGGCATCAGCCGCAAGCTCCCCGACACCGAGCGTGCGCGCCTCAAGAAGATCCTCAAGGAGGTGCTCCCGGATGATGCGGGCGTCATCGTGCGCACCGCGGCCGAAGGCGCCACCGAGGAGCAGCTGACGCTCGACGTGCAGCGCCTCACGGCGCAGTGGGCCGAGATCGAGCGCGCCGTCGAGACGCAGCAGGCCCCGGCCATGCTGCACTCGGAGCCCGACCTGCTCGTCAAGATCATCCGCGATGTCTTCAACGAGGACTTCCAGAAGCTCGTCATCGCGGGCGACGACGCGCAGGCGACGATCGAGCGCTACCTCGCAGCGGTCGCCCCCGACCTGCTCGACCGCGTCGAGCGCTACGAGGGCGACGTCGACAGCTTCGACCGGTACCGCATCTCGGAGCAGATCGAGAAGGCGCTCGAGCGCAAGGTGTGGCTGCCCTCCGGCGGCTCGCTCGTCATCGACCGCACCGAGGCGATGACCGTCGTCGACGTCAACACGGGCAAGTTCGTCGGATCCGGCGGAAACCTCGAGGAGACGGTCACCAAGAACAACCTGGAGGCGGCCGAGGAGATCGTCCGCCAGCTGCGTCTGCGTGACATCGGCGGCATCATCGTCGTCGACTTCATCGACATGGTGCTCGAGTCGAACCGCGACCTCGTGCTGCGTCGTCTCGTCGAGTGCCTGTCGCGCGACCGCACGAAGCACCAGGTGGCCGAGGTCACCTCGCTCGGACTCGTGCAGATGACCCGCAAGAAGCTCGGTCTCGGCCTGCTCGAGTCGTTCAGCGAGAACTGCGAGCACTGCGCCGGTCGCGGCATCATCGTCCACCACGACCCGGTGTTCAAGCACCGCGGCCAGCAGCAGGAGCAGCAGTCGAGCTCGGCGCGCGGCCGCCGCGGTCGCGGAGGCAACGGCGAGGGCGGCAACGGCGGCAAGGGCGGTAACGGCAACGGAGGCGGCGGCAACGCCGCGCAGACGCCCGCGAAGCCGAGCGTCACGGGCACGCACGAGATCACCGATGACGTGAAGAACGCGCTCGCGAAGATCGCGTCCTCGACCGTGCACCATGAGGTGTCGACTGACGACGTGGCCGACGTGCTCGTGGGTGGTGTCCCCGAGGCCTCGGCTCCCGAGTCCACCGAGGCGCCGTCGGCGGAGGTCGGGGCCGAGCAGGTGGTCGAGATCCTCGACATCCCGATCGCCCCCGTCCGCGAGAAGAAGCGTCCCGTGGCCGACGCGGAGGCGGTGCTGGGCTCCGTGCTCGACGCGCTTCCCGAGCCCGCCGCGCCCGGCAAGGGCCGTTCGCGTCGTTCGCGTCGCGCGTCGTCGGCGGCCGGTGCGCCGACGACGGCCACGGAGCAGCCCTCGGAGTAG
- a CDS encoding DUF4031 domain-containing protein, giving the protein MAVLIDEAVWPNHGTLWGHLVSDASLDELHAFARLAGIPERGFDHDHYDYPLERYEQLVALGAEPVSARELLGRLQQAGLRVRQKDKSPKR; this is encoded by the coding sequence ATGGCGGTGCTGATCGATGAGGCGGTCTGGCCGAACCACGGAACACTCTGGGGGCACCTCGTCTCCGACGCCTCCCTGGACGAGCTGCACGCGTTCGCGCGCCTCGCCGGCATCCCCGAGCGCGGCTTCGACCACGACCACTACGACTACCCACTCGAGCGCTACGAACAGCTCGTCGCTCTCGGAGCCGAACCCGTGAGTGCGCGCGAGCTGCTGGGGCGCCTGCAGCAGGCAGGGCTGCGCGTGCGCCAGAAGGACAAGAGCCCGAAGCGCTAG
- the rplU gene encoding 50S ribosomal protein L21: MVYAVVRAGGRQEKVEVGTIVVLDRQKAELGGKIELTPVLYVDGDTITHDEKALAKVKVTAEVIGHERGKKIVIQKFKNKTGYKKRQGFRADLTRVKITGIK; this comes from the coding sequence GTGGTTTACGCAGTTGTGCGCGCCGGTGGTCGGCAGGAGAAGGTCGAGGTGGGCACGATCGTCGTGCTCGATCGCCAGAAGGCCGAACTCGGCGGAAAGATCGAGCTCACCCCCGTTCTCTACGTCGACGGTGACACGATCACGCACGACGAGAAGGCCCTCGCCAAGGTCAAGGTGACCGCCGAGGTCATCGGCCACGAGCGTGGCAAGAAGATCGTCATCCAGAAGTTCAAGAACAAGACCGGGTACAAGAAGCGTCAGGGCTTCCGCGCTGACCTCACCCGTGTCAAGATCACCGGCATCAAGTAA
- the rpmA gene encoding 50S ribosomal protein L27, with product MAHKKGASSTRNGRDSNPQYLGVKRFGGQVVKAGEIIVRQRGTHFHPGVNVGRGNDDTLFALAAGSVEFGKKGGRRVVNIVVPA from the coding sequence ATGGCACATAAGAAGGGCGCATCGTCCACCCGCAACGGTCGTGACTCGAACCCCCAGTACCTCGGCGTCAAGCGCTTCGGCGGCCAGGTCGTCAAGGCCGGCGAGATCATCGTCCGCCAGCGTGGCACCCACTTCCACCCCGGCGTGAACGTCGGCCGTGGCAACGACGACACCCTGTTCGCCCTCGCGGCGGGCTCGGTTGAGTTCGGCAAGAAGGGCGGCCGTCGGGTCGTCAACATCGTCGTCCCGGCGTAA
- the obgE gene encoding GTPase ObgE yields MATFVDRVTLHLRAGNGGHGCVSVRREKFKPLAGPDGGNGGHGGDIVLVADPQVTTLLNYHRSPHRTSGNGGPGMGDMRAGYHGEELILPVPVGTVVSTTDGEVLVDLVEPGMRYVAAEGGQGGLGNAALSTTKRKAPGFALLGTHGTEADVLLELKTVADIALVGYPSAGKSSLIAALSAAKPKIADYPFTTLHPNLGVVEAGEVRYTIADVPGLIEGASEGKGLGLEFLRHVERCSALLHVLDCGTLEPGRDPLTDLDVILAELAAYPVPEGQTPLLERPQIVALNKIDVPDGRELADFVRPALEERGYRVFEVSAVSHEGLRQLSFALAELVEADRKVRADAPTPERIVIRPKAVNAAEFTVKLVGGTEPEYHVIGTKPERWIQQTDFTNDEAVGFLADRLAKLGVEDELFAQGAVPGSTVVIGNMVFDWEPTLTSAAELITSPRGTDSRLDDNGRSTRAERRRDYHERMDAKAAARAELEAERQAGLWADATEDSDAEVISGEDGR; encoded by the coding sequence ATGGCGACATTCGTCGACCGCGTCACGCTCCACCTGCGTGCCGGGAACGGCGGCCACGGCTGCGTCTCGGTGCGCCGCGAGAAGTTCAAGCCGCTTGCCGGCCCCGACGGCGGAAACGGCGGCCACGGTGGTGACATCGTCCTCGTCGCCGACCCACAGGTGACCACGCTCCTCAACTACCACCGCTCGCCCCACCGCACGAGCGGCAACGGCGGACCCGGCATGGGCGACATGCGCGCCGGCTACCACGGCGAGGAGCTCATCCTGCCCGTCCCCGTGGGCACGGTCGTCTCGACCACCGACGGCGAGGTGCTCGTCGATCTCGTCGAGCCCGGCATGCGCTACGTCGCCGCCGAAGGCGGACAGGGCGGACTCGGCAACGCGGCGCTCTCCACCACCAAGCGCAAGGCTCCCGGTTTCGCGCTGCTCGGCACCCACGGCACCGAAGCCGACGTGTTGCTGGAGCTCAAGACGGTGGCCGACATCGCGCTCGTGGGCTACCCGAGTGCGGGCAAGTCGAGCCTCATCGCCGCACTCTCGGCCGCGAAGCCGAAGATCGCCGACTACCCCTTCACGACGCTCCACCCCAACCTCGGCGTCGTCGAGGCAGGCGAGGTGCGCTACACGATCGCCGACGTCCCCGGCCTCATCGAGGGCGCGAGCGAGGGCAAGGGACTCGGCCTCGAGTTCCTGCGCCACGTCGAGCGCTGCAGCGCGCTGCTGCACGTGCTCGACTGCGGCACCCTCGAGCCCGGCCGTGACCCGCTCACCGATCTCGACGTGATCCTCGCCGAGCTCGCCGCCTACCCGGTGCCCGAGGGGCAGACGCCGCTGCTCGAGCGTCCGCAGATCGTGGCCCTCAACAAGATCGACGTACCCGACGGCCGCGAGCTCGCCGACTTCGTGCGTCCTGCTCTCGAAGAGCGCGGCTATCGCGTGTTCGAGGTCTCTGCGGTCAGCCACGAGGGTCTGCGTCAGCTGTCGTTCGCCCTCGCCGAGCTCGTCGAAGCCGATCGCAAGGTGCGCGCCGACGCGCCGACGCCCGAGCGCATCGTCATCCGCCCGAAGGCGGTCAACGCCGCGGAGTTCACGGTGAAGCTCGTCGGCGGCACCGAGCCCGAGTACCACGTCATCGGCACGAAGCCGGAGCGCTGGATCCAGCAGACCGACTTCACCAATGACGAAGCCGTCGGCTTCCTCGCCGACCGGCTCGCGAAGCTCGGCGTCGAAGACGAGCTCTTCGCGCAGGGTGCTGTGCCCGGCTCGACGGTCGTCATCGGCAACATGGTGTTCGACTGGGAGCCGACGCTCACCTCCGCAGCGGAGCTCATCACGAGCCCGCGCGGCACGGATTCGCGTCTCGACGACAACGGCCGGTCCACCCGCGCCGAGCGCCGTCGCGACTATCACGAGCGCATGGACGCCAAGGCCGCCGCGCGCGCCGAGCTCGAAGCAGAGCGCCAGGCGGGCCTGTGGGCGGATGCCACAGAAGACAGCGACGCCGAGGTGATCTCGGGAGAGGACGGCCGATGA
- the proB gene encoding glutamate 5-kinase, whose amino-acid sequence MSLRAAVTDAKRIVVKVGSSSISGPNVGQIEPLVDALVAAYERGAEVILVSSGAIATGMPYLKLDSRPTDLATQQAAAAVGQNVLIYRYQESLRRYGIVAGQVLLTAGDLENPTSRSNAQRAMERLLGLRILPIVNENDTVATHEIRFGDNDRLAALVSQLIAADLLVLLSDVDALYTKPPHLPGAERIDEVPFDDDLGSVEIGDIGSAGVGTGGAGTKIAAAKLAASTGTAVLLASTANVAEALSGEPTGTWFHARPRD is encoded by the coding sequence ATGAGCCTGCGGGCCGCGGTGACCGATGCCAAGCGCATCGTCGTGAAGGTCGGGTCGAGTTCCATCTCGGGCCCGAACGTCGGACAGATCGAGCCGCTCGTCGACGCCCTCGTGGCTGCCTACGAGCGCGGCGCCGAAGTCATCCTCGTGTCGTCCGGCGCTATCGCGACCGGCATGCCGTACCTCAAGCTCGACAGCCGCCCCACCGACCTCGCCACCCAGCAGGCGGCGGCTGCTGTGGGCCAGAACGTGCTCATCTACCGCTATCAGGAGTCGCTGCGCCGCTACGGGATCGTCGCGGGCCAGGTGCTGCTGACGGCGGGAGACCTCGAGAACCCCACATCGCGCTCCAACGCGCAGCGCGCCATGGAGCGTCTGCTCGGCCTGCGCATCCTGCCGATCGTGAACGAGAACGACACGGTCGCAACCCACGAGATCCGCTTCGGTGACAACGACCGGCTCGCGGCTCTCGTCTCGCAGCTCATCGCCGCCGACCTTCTCGTTCTGCTGTCGGATGTCGACGCTCTGTACACGAAGCCGCCGCACCTTCCGGGTGCCGAGCGGATCGATGAGGTGCCCTTCGACGACGACCTCGGCTCGGTCGAGATCGGCGACATCGGCTCCGCGGGCGTCGGCACCGGGGGAGCGGGCACCAAGATCGCAGCGGCGAAGCTCGCCGCATCGACGGGCACCGCCGTTCTGCTCGCGTCGACCGCGAATGTCGCAGAGGCCCTGTCGGGCGAGCCCACGGGCACCTGGTTCCACGCGCGCCCGCGCGACTGA